gttctACAAAAgtaaatgtggaaaactatcctttcatgtattttgaagaataatacatacatacatatacacacacacacacacacacacacacacacacacacacacacacacacacacacacagaggctggggtgaagtgacttgcccagggtcacacagctaggaagtgctaagtgtctgagaccagatttaaactcgggtcctcctgaattcaaggctggtgctctatccactgcgccacttagctgcccccttaaaatattatttaaaaaaaaagaaaaagaagaaagaaagttaaGCTCTGCTGTCAGGTTAGCCTTTAGAAGGTCTTTCAAGAGGGAGTAGTTTGGTTCTAAGGCAACAACTAAACCTTAAGTGTGTACCACGATCAGATGGTGGCTCAGCCCCGCTGAATGCATGAATGCCCAGCCTTTTGCAGAATACAGCTTTTTAGAGAAAAGCTTTCTTGGGATAGGAAGACCCAGGAGAAGCTAAATGGTTTTCAAGAAAACCAGCTTGGGCTGGAAGCCAATGGTAAAACTGTAAACTTTCCCTAAAGCTCATTATCTTATGCCCACCCCATCACCAACCTCCCTGATATGTTTTTGGGAGTGGGCTTTCCATCCTTTTGGATTCCCTGTCTTCTCTAGTCCGCTTAATCACAAAAAGAGACAagcctaagaaagaaaaaaaggcatttctCTCTGAGCATTTCTCTTGTAACAGTTTAGGTCTTTAAAATCCTTACCCTGGGGCATTAATGAGTCCTACTTTATCTTGGGGAAAAGAGAATTTTGTTGTTAGAAGGAGGAGATTAAATGCTGGTCCAGTCCCTCCCAGCTAGGATTAAGACCTCAAAAGCTTTTGGTTGAACTAGGTTTATGCTAAACGTGAGACCTCATTAGGAAAGTGAGTTAAAGAGCACCTGGGTAATCTCATTACAAAATAATGCTTTCATTCACTGTCAATACTAGCTGTTTGTTGTCTGAGAGTGAAAGTTCTTGGAGAGCTGGAGgctggttctttttattttagttagGTCTGAATGTAGAagcttttagaaaagagaaatcttGTTGATTCACTTGCAGGGGGCTAGACTCACTGTACCTTTGTTCACAATGATAATTCATATTTACTCCcatttttaagttttacaaagtgtaCTAGACTTAGTGATTAGAATTCTGGACAATTACTAACTGTAtgaacctgaacaagtcactataatataatataaatcttgTAATATATTGTCATATTGAATCATATCTGTCTCACACTTTGTtatatgaggtaggtgctatatcAAAcaataaaacatgtaaaatgctttgcaaatcttaaagtcctatacaaatatatatttattttattgctttattttatttatttgtattattcttttccttataGCAATCTGGTGAGGTAGATAGTGCATATACTATAGTGCCCTGTTTTACATATAGGGAAACAAACTCTAAGATGTGATAATTTTACTTATGGCTACTCCTTGTAAATTTAAATCTAGAGCTCCTTTTTCCTGTggtaatcaataaaaataagtcaTTACATCTTGTGTTTTATGGGTCTGACCTATTagaaacacatatttattaatatttcaagCAGTTGCTAGGAGGGGTCCATAATGGATTTGCCCTGCCAGGAAAGGCTCTTAATGAACAAAGGCCTATCTGAagggtttttaaatttattaagggGTTTCTAGACAATTACTCTGCATTAAAATGGCAAATGAAAAATGTGGGTTCATctgatggaaaaacaaaacaagtcaaaAAACCCATTTTGGAGGATAAAATAGTGACAAACCAGGGACTTAGAACCTTAAGGTGAGGCTCCAGGGTGAAATAAAGGTGTTACAAGAGATAGAgtcaaataaatgcaaattattaggCCCAACAGGTTTTGAATTTTGCTATAGTCCAGACTGTTAACATCGCTTGATACCTTCTAGTATCTTATAACATTGCCCTATAGGCAATTAATTTTGACCCATAACTACTGGTCTAGAGAATTTAGCTATTTATGGCATTAAAGGCttttaaattctctgtatattctAAGTTTAACaagtaattttctatttttttctaatatagaatcccaattaaaaaaaaaaaaaaaaaaaaaaaaacaaagaaagaaacccaATGTTCTTCCTAATATAACTTGTGCTACTTCCTACTAGGACAAATTTCCTGCTGCTCTCCAGCTAGGGTGGCCTACTAGCCAATGCTCCATAAAGTTCCAACCATCTACCCAGCGTGTGAACACATACCTGCAATCCGTGCTATAGGGGGAACTGAGATGGGAGGATCCCCTGAGCCAGGGCTTCTGAGCTATAGTGAGTTAAGCCAATCCTATGCTCACGCCAAGTCTGGCACCAATTGGTGAGCCCTTAGTGGTGCTGCTGATGGGAACTAGTTTATTGTAAGGAGGAGCAAACTAAAGCCCCGAACCCAATGGGTACAGGACCAGTCGGTCCCATGGGAGGccattaaatttataatttgggCAAGAAAAGATAACTCTCATCCCCATCTCTCATCCCCAAGCCTCACCATTGATCCGATTGCCTTGAAGATAGAGATTCTCCAGGTTGGTGTTGACTGGTGGTATCTTCTGCAGCTGGTTGTAGGAGAGGTCGAGCTCAAGGAGACTACTGGCGTTGAAGGTGTTGGTGGACAACCCGTTGTTGGTAAGACTGTTGTGAGACAGTCGCACATAGAGCAACTTGGGTGACCCCCGGAAATAACTATCTGGGACAGTGTAGACATTGTTGTGCTCCAGGTACAGCTGCTCGAGGGCAGCAGGCAGTCCGTCGGGCAGCCTCCGGAGGTGGTTATAGCTCAGATCCAGCATGATTAGTGATCGGAGACCCCGCATCGCAGTCCCCACCTCTTGGATCTCATTGTGCTGAAGGTACAGGGCGGTCAGGTTCTCCAGGCCTTCCAGAGCATTGTTGGGCACGCGGGAGATTTGGTTGTGGTCCAGATGGAGTTCCCTCAGGGATCTGGGCAGGGGACCGGGCATCCGGGTCAGGTTGTTGTGGTCCAGGTACAGCCTCTCCAGGTGCTTCAGCTTGGAGAAGACTCTCCTGCCAATCTTATCACTGGTGATCTGGTTACCATGGAGAGCAATCCAGAGCAGTCCAGTGGCGTTGTCAAAGACGGCTTCCTGAATGGCTGAAATCTGGTTGTTCTGGAAATAGACGTACTTCATCCGAGAAGGGACAAAAGGCAGGTACTTGAGGTTTCTGTTGTCACAATACATGGCTGTGGGGAAGGTGGGAGGGCAGTCACATTCTTGGGGGCAGTCTCGGGGCTCGGGGGGAGGCTGACTGCCATAGGCGTAGGCAGGACCTTCTTCCACTCCATAGGGATAGGGCTCGTAGGGCTCATAAGGGTCATAGGGATCGTAATATGTCGACTGCTGGCTTCGAAGGTAGTGGAACCACCAATGAGTGTCATCTTCATACTGGGCCCAGGAGATGGAGCAAAGCCCAGCCAGAAGCAGTAGGGGCACCCACTGCATTTTGTCTCTGGTACCTGTCAGGGGAGAGAAGATAGAGTGAGCTGGAATGTGCATATTCTTGGCTATATAATATTTGCTGTAAAGTTACATTTTTCAGTTTACAAACAcccatttccttcccctccccaatccTTTCTCCTTTCAGAGGGAGGAGAAACCCCAAACCCTTGTAATAAATAAAGTTGTCTAGCAAAACCAACTCCCATATTGGTCATGTCCAATTCTGCACCGTAAGCTCTCTGATAGGAATTAGATGGCATATTTTATtattggtcctctggaatcatgacgATCATTTAGGATATCTGTATCCAAGGTAGCCAGGCAGATGTCTGTTTGTCTGGTTGTCTTCATCAGATTGGAAGAATATTAAAGGCAGGGACTATGCCGTCTTTCTCAGACTGAGGTTTCCCAAGGATAAAGACCAGGTCTCTtccatcaattaatcaataaatatttattaagcaacctctatgtgccaaatattgtaATAAGGAAAGAggttacaaaaagaggcaaagacagcccctgttctcaaggaCCTCACAGTCTAAAAGGAAAGACatcaagcaaataaatatgtaaaaaataacttatatataagaaaaataacaaataattaagagagggaaggtATTAGGATTAAGAGAGGTTGGGAAAactttcctgtagaagatgggattgtAACTGAGACTTAGAGGAAGCCAAAGAAAGCAAAACATGGAGTTGAAGAAGCCATCAGACCAGATCAAACATTCCCTTTAGAATGAAAATTCCCCAAGGGTAGGAGctgaatttcatttctttcaggaTCTGGCTGTTCTGCGATCTCAGATCTTGCTTGTCCCTGAACcctggtttcctcatttgtaagaataAACAGATGGACTGGTTAATCTTTGAGTTAGTTTAATGATCTATGGCCCTGTACTGCCTGCTTTTATCTGAATTTTATCCCAGTAACTCCATATATGCTTCTGTACTGGGGGACACAGACCCAAAGGGCACACAGAGTGTTGACCACCTAAGAGGGTGAATTAAGAAACCAAGCTCTTCTCCTGATGGTCCCAGAGTATGACTCTTCCAGGCTGGGAAGGACCTTGAAATTGGACTTGGAAGCCTTTGGAGCCTTTAGGACCCTGTAGGTTACATTGGGTCAAGTGTGATCACTTCGGGGCTTCCCGGGACAATGACACATTTCCCATGGAGCCTTCTTCAAGGCTTCAAAGCCTTCTGATTTTTTCCTAGATGCCTTGGGATACTTTGAAGTGACTTGAGGCTAGattatctcttccagctctgactttATGATCCTCTGACTATTCCCAGGCTCTTTCAGATGGTTACTGCCTGAGAGTCTTCTGACATCACCCCCTTTTCAATTCATCCATCTCTTGCCAAGATACCTGCCTGGCAGGGATGATCTAGGAATGTCATTTTCTCTCCAGAGGGCACCGAGTGTTGGCATCTGACTTGCTAGGCCCCTTGCCTAGATCACCCATGGCGCTCCACGGCTCACTGCCACCATGCTAACCACATTGATTGGATGAGAACATTGGATTGGAGGAGAGCTTGGTGGGGAGAGAAGGCATTTCACCTTTTAGGAAGGTCTGTAGGTGAGGAAAATGGGCATCAAGCACACCAAGTGCAGTTAAGCCACCATCGCATTCATCCCCGCCACGTGCCTACTCCACGAGTGGGGATGGTGGGCACTTTCCAGAGATGGAGAATCAAATTCCTAGAAATGAATCCTCAATTTTCAAACACACTCAGCCCTATCTGTTTCCTATCAGACTGGAAGGTCCCTCAGAATAGAGGTTACTACGATCATTTCAAGTATTATCTTCATAACTATTGAACACTGGCAGCTCTGAGTAGGAGAAAAGTAATGGTGTTAAAGAAtcagctggaagggaccatagagtcattgcatcccttcattttacagttgaaactgaggctcagaggaaagaattaatttgtccaaggtcataggaAGACTAAGCAACAGAACATCTTCCCCACTGTATCATCTTAGACTCTTAGaatagaaaacaaaggaaagcaTTTCATTACATCTGCTGAAGAGATAGACCCCCAAATTCGTGTGACATTGGGCATGGAGGGAGCCCACCTTCCTGGACATGACTTCTCCCTGGGCTTCTTTAAACAGACATATGTTGGAGGAATTGAGAGATCTCCCCCAAATTCTGCTGCTATTAGCTTTCTAAGTAAGGATTATTGAGTCCCAATAAGCCCTGGGGTTGCTGGGGGAACAAGATCCCTGGCCTGTTCTCAGGCAGACTCAGATTTTAGACAAAGAGCTCATAGTGTTCCTTAGGAATAGACTCGGCTGCCCCACAGCCTGGGCATGCTGGCCGGCCCTTGGCTCCAGAAACAAGTGAAGATGGATGGAACTGCCCACTGCCAACCACATATTTTTCCATGCATAACCTCTCTGCTTCTGCTGGACTAAGGTAGCtgctggtgggggggggggtggatttgagaggagggagaagattgGCATAGAGAAACATTGTCTCCATTTCCACTTCTCCTAGACTAGGCATTTTGGTAAGAATTTATCCTTTTCCAAGAAGCATTTCTGGTGCTGTTCTTACCTTTCCCCTGGACAGTCCCTACCTTTGGGGTGGGATCCCTGGCTGGCATATCTTACCTAGCTGTCCATCCCTACTTTTCAAAGGCAATTCTTTCCTATTTAAGACAGACCTGTAGTGGATACCCAATAACAGAGGAATTTGAAGTTTTGCAAGAGGAACATCTTAAGAGTTAGAATTTGGGGTGAGGGCACCACTCTATGTGCTACCTTCCCCTTTCATGGAAATacattcttcctctctcttctttgtttttcttctttctcttttatcatccCTCCCCTTctgcttccttttaaaaaaaattctgcttcttttttttttccctatctgtttctgtgtttttatttctctctttttttcttgctttcctcatctatatcCACCACTGAGAAATTAACATCTCCAATCTGgattaataaatagattaatagCTATTTAATAGCAGCAGTACTTTTCACTCACATTTTTCTGGAGACTGAGAAATTAATACCTTCACATCTGGATTCATAATTAATAATAGCAGAATACCCTCACCCACATTCTTTCTGAAGCAAAGAAATTAACATCTCCAATCTGGATTAATAACTAATCATTTAGTAAGGATTAATAACTACCTAATGACAACAGGACCCCTCACCCACTTTTCTCTTGAGCCTAGCTCACCTGTATCTTGGTACACAGAGTTTCATGTGGGCAGCCCCCAGTAGAGTAAGCCAAAGGCACTTATAGAGCTgggaaatagaatttaaaaagcaGCAGCTGTCCTATGCACTTACCTGATCACTTTTTCACAGATAAGATTCAGGAGTCCTCAAGTGGAAAAGTCAAGGCAGACACACACCGAGGGAAATCCTGCaagccttctctcctccccaccccccctccTCGCTCTAGCATCTCTGGAATTGTCACTGGCGTTAGGGGCTGGGAAAAGGAATGATTCCTCCTCTGACTCAtacttcttcttttcccttttttcctgccTCTCCATCAGGGATACCAAGTAccaaaaggagacaaaaatgaataaacttaCCTAAGAGAGTTGTCTCTCTTAGAAAGCGACCACGTCTCTCCGTCTAGTCTTCTCTGGATTggcagatgtgtgtgtgtgtgtgtgtgtgtgtgtgtgtgtgtgtgtgtgtgtgtgtgtgtagaaaaagAGTATTGGAGTGTGTGCTGGTGTATGCCAGCCAGGGGTCCCGCCccaaaattcctaatcaaatatTGTGAAGTTGGGGGCTGGTGAGCTCTAATTCTGGCTCCCTAAGGAACCTGCTAAGAAGTTTGACTTTTGAGAGAGAGTTTTGCAGACAAATGTGCAAAAATCCTTCTGTTGACTGGCTGCTATAAACCCACCCTCTTTCCCCTTGGTCTTTCCATTCACTTATCTTCCCTCAAAGTGTTGGCAACTCTGGGTCTCTCTCTGCTGAATGAGTTAGTGGTTGTCCCAGAAGTTGTTTGTATAGTCACTTATGAGGTGTCTGGGTTTCTCATTAAATCCAACCAGGGCAGATGCAGATGCTGGGGTGGGAGAAGGCCAGCGTTTGGGAGCAGCCCCCTTAACTCCTTCAGCCTTCCACTAGTTCCCTAGGAAAACCAAAAGCCTGGATCCTTTGGGAATCAGCTTCAGGGGTTTATTGAGAAGTGGGTCATGATTGGACCAGTGATCATAGCAAGGGGCTGATGAGGTAGCCTGGACTTCAGTCACTTGGGGGCAAATCACTTGGGGATGGGTATAGGTGGTAATTCTTCCAGGAGGGTAGGTGGGAAGTGAGAACCTGGACCTGCAAATTCACTGGTGTTGGGAATTCTCAGTAAAGAAATTGATTCTACCAACAcataagaaaaattgtttttttttataatttatagtcttaaagggTTGTCCCAGCCATTGAGGGttaaagttacttgcccaaggagGGGGAATCaggagtcaggatttgaatccaggtctatGATTCCAAAGCTCTCTATCTACATTAGATTGTTTCCCcccctggggcaattggggttaagtgacttacccagggtcacacagccaggaagtgttaagtgtctgaggccagatttgaactccggtcctcctgacttcagggctggtgctctatcccctgcttCATCTAGACTTtcttttgtctccattttatagatgaggaaacaaaaactgACTTGATTCAGAGAAGATTGGAGGAAGCATCAGAACCTAGATTTTGTGACCCCCTTTGTTCTATAACAAGGAGAGAGTAATGCCTTCTCAACTCTTATAGTGTGAAGTGGCTGAAATGAGGGGCTAAATATGAAGGCATTTTCCTTGAATAGGAAGATGCCAGATAAGCATAATTTAGTAAGGATTTCTCTACTGTACTTTTTTCccatgtttttgttattattattgttaataccTGGAATAAACTTATCTTTCCCTCTGTACCTGTCATATTCTTATTCAtcctttaaaattcaattcaattgctaaatattttccccagttgttAATGATCTTCTCCCTCAAAGCTCACATGTGGCTGCAGTATGTGTTTTATTGTGATATACAGCAGCTATCTCTGTTGATGTCTTGTATCTTATAATCAGACTGAtatatcttatctaaactttgagTATCCCTTAGTCACTGCCATATTGCTCTGTatgcagtaggtacttaataagtgttgaaAGAATGAATATGTACTCAAATTCAAAGAATCATGtcagcgaggtggcacagtggatagagcagcagtgtaagagtcaggaagatttgaattcaaatcaagaCTCACTGATGGGAAAGTCATTTCATTtgcctttatctgtaaaatgagttggagaagaaaagacatcATTCCTGCCAAAAAATTAAACCCTCCCCACAAAAAGCCCCCACCCAAACCCGAATGAGATCACAGagagtcaggcacaactgaaaaatgaccgaACAACAAAGCTCAAAGAAGAGCAGAAATTTCATAGTCATGAGACCATGAACCTAGGGTCAGGCAGGTTCTTACCAGGTCATCCAGTTCAATCACACCCCTCCTCTCCCAATCCCCCCCAAAGTCATTCAACATCTAGGTAACAAAAATGAGCCCAGCAGTTCTATTACTAGGTATACTCACTTCCAGCCCATGATAGCGCCTGAGGAACATGCATGTgatctttatgtatttttaaaaatagtagtttttttttatttttccaaatatatgcaaagatagctttgaATATTAATCCTTACAAAACcctgtatttcaaaattttctccctccttcctctatgtcctcccctcccccaccccagacaGCAAGCATTCTACCTATAGGTTAAATAAAttcaattcttctgaacatattgcCAGATTCTTTatgttgcccaagaaaaattatatcaaaaggaagaaaaaaacacaacaaagagggaaaaacacaaacaaacaataacaacatcaaaaaaaggtgaaaacactgctttggtccacattcagtctacatggttctttttctggatgcggatagctttttctatcacaagtctattggaattggcttggaaTCACCTCACTATGAAAACTACAGAAActcaatcacagttgatcatcccttGGTTTGTTGTTGGTGTGTGTAATATTTCTTGGTTCCACTCATGTCacttacatcagttcatgtaagactttccaggattttctgaaatcagcttgctcattctttcttatagaacaatagtattccattacattcataaaccataacttattcaaccattcctaactgatgggcatccactcaatttccagttccttacaaCTATAAAAAGGGCATACATGGGATCTTTAAATAAAAGgggccttgtttgcctcagtttcctcatctgtaaaatgaactagagaaggaaatggcaaccatcCTAAGATTTCtgacaagaaaagaaagcaaagcattttgtatttccttcctgAAGCCATGGGAAACCACCAGAGATTATTGAGCTGAGTGGGGTGACATGATTggacctgcattttaggaaaatcaatttagtgtcagaatggaaaatagattggaaTAGGGAGGGTCTTGAGGCTGACAGACCCACCCACAACCTCTTACAATACTCAAGATATGAGGTGCAGAAGACCTGCAGGATGGAAGTGTCAGAAGAGACAAGGTGGCTTATTTAAGAGATGTTACAAAGTTAAAATCGACAAGCCTTAGCTATAGTTTGTATATGGGGCATGAGAAACAGTTACTAATTCAGGATGACTTTGAGATTGTGAGCCTGAGCGATTGAGAGGATGATGTTactctcttattttttcctttgttctggaagagacctcagaaaggggaaaccatgacatgcaagtgaatcaGATTTCAATGAGAGAAAGCtatacaaagtcaccagccttatacctcatccagagccatctgggtacagtgtcaagatatagatcaggatgactgaagatggctcTGGGAGCAGTgagagaccttggcttttttaagttaagttctttcccaggtctcagtttgactgaggcaactgcctattcagtgattaaagttggataagaaatgaggcaaagaatagtCTTTTTCATCTAGTTGAAAAAAGAAGCAAGTAATTGTGGGAGGAGAAgaccaaggaaggaaggaaggaaagtaggaaggaaagtaggaagggaggaagagaaggagggaggaaggaagggagggaggaaggaaggaagctctGTTGTTTGGTCTTCAGTGGGGaagctccttttttcttttcttttctttttcttaagaacTATATTATACTCTACAGTAATAAGGAATGTAGAAGTAGAGGAGGATTTAGGGGGAAAgaataagttctgttttggacatagtGAGTTTAAGCTGTTTATTTGACATCCAATTTCAAAATGgttgaaaggcagttggagatgcaagACTGAAAGTCGGCAAAGAAATTAGGGcagtgaaaataaatttgaaaataatcaatGTAGAAATGGTAATGAAATTCAATGGACAAAATGGCAGCACTATGCCCTGAACCTAGGTCTCCTGACCTCAAGTCCTGTGCCATTCCTCTATTCTGTCCACAATTGTAATTAGAAGGGAGTCTAGAAGTGCAGAGCTTTTTATCTCCTTGAATTGGCCAAATAGATGATAGTTGAAATTTCTcagacctgagtttaaaatctggtttcagatactacttacttgctgtgtgatcctgggtaagtaatttaatctgcctacctcagtttcctgatctaaaaattgagaaaaaatggggttaataatagcatttctatgactgttgtgaggatcaaatgcaataatatttgtaaagtgctttgcacatagtaggtaataagtatttgttttctttcttcctacctttcttttttatttattttttggaggggaattaagtgacttactcagggttacacagctcaGAAGTATCTGAAATTAaattcagggcctcctgactccaggtctggtgctgTATCTATTGCACCCCCTCACTGCTCCTTTCTTATGTTCCTCTGAAACCTACTTTTATACTACTTCTCACATGCTAGTTATAATCAGTAATATGCTATGGAATATCCTATAATCCACCAGTCATTTTCCATTGTCCTCTAGGCTATTTACAACTGATTCTTCCAAGATGGCAGCATATCATGATTTACAACCACACAATATCATTTGGGTTTTGCTTGTAGGAAGCAGTTGGGTTTATTGAAAGTGTCAATGATATATGTGAAGAATAAAAaagttgatatttatatagcacattatgtatgttatcttatttgagacaacaaccctgtgaaattgGTTCATTACCATTAGCctctttttataaattagaaaacagaattgtAAACAAGTAAACATGTTCATAGAGATATTAGAACAGCATCTGAATCCAGGAGctctgactccaagtcctgtTCTCCTTCCACTATGTAACTGTCCATCTTTCTgtaatttatagaataataagcaagcaagtatttgttaagtacctacaatGTGTTAGGTACTGTACTAGGAACTGGG
The Sminthopsis crassicaudata isolate SCR6 chromosome 4, ASM4859323v1, whole genome shotgun sequence genome window above contains:
- the FMOD gene encoding fibromodulin, with the translated sequence MQWVPLLLLAGLCSISWAQYEDDTHWWFHYLRSQQSTYYDPYDPYEPYEPYPYGVEEGPAYAYGSQPPPEPRDCPQECDCPPTFPTAMYCDNRNLKYLPFVPSRMKYVYFQNNQISAIQEAVFDNATGLLWIALHGNQITSDKIGRRVFSKLKHLERLYLDHNNLTRMPGPLPRSLRELHLDHNQISRVPNNALEGLENLTALYLQHNEIQEVGTAMRGLRSLIMLDLSYNHLRRLPDGLPAALEQLYLEHNNVYTVPDSYFRGSPKLLYVRLSHNSLTNNGLSTNTFNASSLLELDLSYNQLQKIPPVNTNLENLYLQGNRINEFSISSFCTVVDVMNFSKLQVLRLDGNEIQRSAVPVDAPLCLRLASLIEI